One Vibrio penaeicida DNA segment encodes these proteins:
- a CDS encoding ATP-binding protein, producing MLIKPAFVRHLSLRNRLLAGAVIWLGLMVFSAGLLIPNLIKDYLEEDIRQQLSLSLDELTANIDVDMHGRMVMPFRLSDPRFNRPYSGLYWMAVTENQVMRSRSLWDQLITFKRFKGARGANGEKLVYIQRNIYLPDFSEPITITVGLDEQPLEDTLHALMGQISLVLMLLFVGILILIGLQVSWSLRPLGKMQKELHKLRSGEQNSLENNYPKEVQPLTSDLNALLFHYQELLQRARNHAGNLSHALKTPISVLKNEVSQLDADTKEKLDPSLSNLQQQIDYHLGRARMAGSMHILAVSCQPSDQVDAISIAFDKVFADREILLINELNSDLKVAVEATDMDEMLGNLLENGYKWAKSQIRVYSEPVSDTQVALVVEDNGPGIPDEKKDLVMKRGVRLDEETPGSGLGLNIVQEMAHSYRGQLILEDSDSGGTKAKLIINLCTNQKKR from the coding sequence ATGCTAATTAAACCCGCTTTTGTACGCCACTTAAGCCTAAGAAACCGCCTTCTTGCAGGGGCGGTTATTTGGTTAGGATTAATGGTATTTTCAGCTGGTCTTCTTATTCCCAATCTAATCAAAGATTACCTAGAAGAAGATATTCGACAGCAACTCAGCCTATCTCTGGACGAGCTCACAGCCAACATTGATGTGGATATGCACGGCAGAATGGTCATGCCGTTTAGGCTATCTGACCCTCGGTTTAACCGCCCATACAGTGGCTTGTATTGGATGGCTGTCACTGAAAACCAAGTCATGCGTTCGCGCTCATTATGGGACCAATTAATCACCTTTAAGCGCTTCAAAGGTGCAAGAGGGGCGAATGGCGAAAAACTCGTATATATCCAAAGAAACATTTACTTACCCGATTTTTCAGAACCTATAACCATCACTGTAGGGTTAGATGAGCAGCCGCTAGAAGATACGCTTCACGCTTTAATGGGTCAGATATCTCTGGTGCTTATGTTGCTTTTTGTCGGCATCCTAATTCTAATTGGTCTTCAAGTTTCTTGGTCGCTCCGACCTCTTGGGAAAATGCAAAAAGAGTTACATAAGCTGCGCTCAGGTGAGCAAAACTCCCTAGAAAACAACTACCCGAAAGAGGTTCAGCCTTTAACGTCGGATTTGAATGCCTTGCTTTTCCACTATCAGGAATTATTGCAGCGAGCTCGAAATCACGCGGGCAATTTGTCTCACGCATTAAAAACACCCATTTCCGTACTTAAAAACGAAGTATCTCAACTCGATGCGGATACCAAAGAAAAACTCGACCCCTCCCTTTCCAACTTGCAACAGCAAATTGATTACCACTTAGGGCGCGCTCGAATGGCGGGATCAATGCATATTTTGGCTGTTAGTTGCCAACCAAGTGACCAAGTCGATGCGATTTCCATCGCATTTGATAAAGTATTCGCAGACAGAGAAATCCTACTTATCAACGAGTTAAACTCAGACTTAAAAGTTGCAGTTGAAGCAACAGATATGGATGAAATGCTGGGTAACTTACTTGAGAATGGTTACAAATGGGCAAAATCACAGATCCGCGTCTATTCAGAACCCGTTTCCGACACTCAAGTGGCATTGGTTGTTGAAGATAATGGTCCGGGAATTCCGGATGAAAAGAAAGATCTTGTCATGAAACGAGGAGTTCGCCTCGATGAGGAAACACCAGGATCAGGATTGGGCTTAAATATCGTTCAAGAAATGGCACACAGTTACCGAGGGCAGCTTATTTTGGAAGACAGCGATTCGGGCGGCACAAAAGCCAAACTGATCATAAACTTGTGTACGAATCAGAAAAAGCGTTAA
- a CDS encoding response regulator transcription factor, producing the protein MKVLVVEDEPRLGEQIIETLEQAGWVPELSEDGIDALYRATSEEWDMIVLDLGLPKLDGLTVLKGIRDENINTPVIILSARDTLSQRVEGLNAGADDYLTKPFEMVELIARIRAQLRRASGNASPIMQVGDLSLDTRTSKVLWQGQAISLTALEYKVVAYFMHNAEKVISRTELVEHIYKQDFDRDSNTIEVFIGRIRKKIAPNVIKTVRGLGYQLNAN; encoded by the coding sequence ATGAAAGTACTCGTAGTAGAAGATGAGCCTCGTTTAGGCGAGCAAATTATTGAAACGCTTGAGCAGGCTGGCTGGGTTCCGGAATTATCAGAAGATGGGATTGATGCCTTGTACAGAGCCACATCCGAAGAGTGGGACATGATCGTATTGGATCTTGGGCTACCCAAATTGGATGGCCTAACGGTGCTTAAAGGTATACGCGATGAGAATATAAATACCCCTGTCATTATTCTCAGTGCTCGCGATACCTTATCTCAACGTGTTGAAGGCTTGAATGCCGGCGCAGACGATTACTTAACTAAGCCTTTTGAAATGGTTGAATTGATTGCTCGTATACGCGCCCAACTGCGCCGCGCTTCTGGCAATGCATCGCCTATTATGCAAGTTGGTGATTTAAGCTTAGACACACGCACCTCCAAAGTATTGTGGCAAGGACAAGCCATTAGCCTGACTGCACTTGAATACAAAGTTGTTGCCTACTTTATGCACAACGCAGAAAAAGTGATTTCTAGAACAGAACTGGTTGAGCATATATATAAACAAGACTTCGACAGAGACTCCAATACCATCGAAGTTTTTATTGGACGAATTCGCAAAAAGATCGCGCCAAATGTAATAAAAACAGTGCGTGGACTTGGGTATCAACTGAATGCTAATTAA
- a CDS encoding DEAD/DEAH box helicase, which produces MYTLRPYQADSVKAVVHYFRKNNSPAVIVLPTGAGKSLVIAELARLAKGRVLVLAHVKELVEQNHAKYEGYDLQGSIYSAGLGRKETDQQVVFASVQSVVRNLDAFANQFSLLVIDECHRVPDNTSSSYRKVISHVQSINPGIKVLGLTATPYRLGMGWIYQYHTRGLVRSEEPRFFRDCIFELPIRYLLDEGFLTPAKLVDAPVLSYDFSQLKPASTGRYKESEMDMVIEQSKRATPQIVQQIIAQALNRHGVMIFAATVRHAQEILSLLPENECSLVIGDTETKERDRIIQSFKNRDIKFLVNVSVLTTGFDAPHVDLIAILRPTESVSLYQQIVGRGLRLSNGKTECLVLDYAGNSYDLYQPEIGNPKPDSDSEIITIPCPSCGFNNSFWGKLDAAGFLVEHYGRKCQGYFEEEDGTREHCDYRFRAKYCPECGADNDIAARICHECDATLVDPDKKLKEALNLKDALVFECTDMQLSVHKNENGKPQLKVTYYGDNNAQVHQFWSLTTKKQKETFQKMFVRPHLADRHRPFEESSPTKVVNHQHRFRLPQFVIARKSGRFWTVRDKIFADELTQ; this is translated from the coding sequence ATGTACACCCTTCGCCCCTACCAAGCCGATTCCGTTAAAGCGGTTGTGCATTATTTTCGTAAAAATAACTCACCTGCGGTAATAGTGCTCCCAACCGGTGCAGGCAAAAGCCTCGTAATTGCTGAATTGGCTCGCCTAGCAAAAGGAAGAGTGTTAGTACTTGCTCACGTAAAAGAACTTGTTGAGCAAAATCATGCCAAGTACGAAGGGTATGATTTGCAAGGTTCCATTTACTCGGCAGGTTTAGGGCGCAAAGAAACAGACCAACAAGTTGTATTTGCATCTGTCCAATCTGTCGTCCGAAACCTTGACGCGTTTGCAAACCAATTTTCGTTGCTGGTTATCGACGAGTGTCATCGCGTCCCCGACAACACCAGCAGCAGCTACCGTAAAGTCATCAGCCATGTTCAATCCATAAACCCAGGTATTAAAGTTCTTGGTTTAACTGCCACCCCGTACCGCTTAGGTATGGGTTGGATATACCAGTACCACACCCGAGGATTGGTTCGCAGCGAAGAACCTCGATTTTTCCGAGATTGCATTTTCGAACTTCCAATTCGCTACCTACTCGATGAAGGATTCCTTACTCCGGCGAAATTGGTCGACGCGCCTGTATTGAGTTACGACTTTTCTCAGCTCAAGCCCGCATCCACCGGACGATATAAAGAGTCCGAGATGGACATGGTGATAGAGCAGTCCAAACGAGCGACACCGCAAATCGTCCAACAAATTATTGCTCAAGCTCTAAACCGACATGGCGTCATGATTTTTGCGGCAACAGTCAGGCATGCTCAGGAAATTCTTTCCCTCTTACCGGAAAATGAGTGCTCACTCGTTATTGGAGATACAGAAACAAAAGAACGTGACCGTATTATCCAGTCTTTTAAAAATCGAGATATCAAATTCTTGGTTAATGTATCAGTTTTGACCACTGGTTTTGATGCACCTCACGTCGATTTAATTGCAATTTTACGCCCTACCGAATCGGTGAGCTTGTACCAGCAAATTGTTGGGCGAGGGCTTCGTCTTTCGAACGGAAAGACCGAATGTTTGGTGCTCGATTACGCAGGAAATAGTTACGACCTTTATCAACCTGAAATAGGTAACCCAAAACCAGACTCTGATAGCGAAATTATCACCATACCTTGCCCATCTTGCGGCTTTAACAACAGCTTTTGGGGCAAACTTGACGCAGCTGGCTTCTTAGTCGAACACTATGGCAGGAAATGCCAAGGCTACTTTGAAGAAGAAGATGGCACGCGAGAGCACTGCGACTACCGCTTTCGTGCGAAATACTGCCCTGAATGCGGTGCCGATAATGACATTGCTGCTCGTATCTGCCATGAGTGCGACGCTACATTAGTAGACCCCGACAAAAAACTCAAAGAAGCGTTGAACCTGAAAGATGCGCTAGTTTTTGAATGCACGGATATGCAGCTCTCTGTTCATAAAAACGAGAATGGCAAACCGCAGCTTAAAGTCACTTATTACGGTGATAACAATGCTCAGGTCCATCAGTTTTGGTCGCTGACGACTAAAAAACAGAAAGAGACATTTCAAAAAATGTTTGTTCGCCCTCATCTGGCGGACCGTCATCGTCCATTTGAAGAGAGCTCACCCACAAAGGTAGTCAACCATCAGCACCGATTCCGCTTGCCTCAGTTTGTCATTGCAAGAAAATCTGGACGGTTCTGGACAGTGCGCGACAAGATTTTTGCAGATGAACTCACGCAGTAA
- a CDS encoding DUF2913 family protein, with protein sequence MSKYHIEIQNLVNTALDEMAEEHNKGRLADTPVSNTHFILRWITRAIKGQRFHRVVSGDLIRWQKSGRSKGTQLDLLLLFRQISQLYAKFTPADKDATPVLDSEIEGFIDFMEAKGWAVCTEYDAREKIQVFTEGDSSFLLCSHQCDDCFEGTDLIKPMSWYVRGNHAEFIRLATEQGFLVHKVTDYKSKVKYHGEYLVYPNNQGPQLAEIPLGYGMDK encoded by the coding sequence ATGTCTAAATACCATATTGAGATTCAAAACCTTGTTAATACTGCTTTAGATGAAATGGCAGAAGAGCACAATAAAGGGCGTTTAGCCGATACACCGGTGAGCAACACGCACTTTATTCTTCGCTGGATCACACGTGCGATTAAAGGTCAGCGTTTTCATCGTGTTGTTAGCGGAGATTTAATTCGCTGGCAAAAATCAGGTCGAAGCAAAGGTACGCAACTCGATCTACTGTTATTGTTCCGTCAAATTTCTCAGTTATACGCTAAATTTACGCCAGCAGATAAAGACGCGACCCCTGTTTTAGATAGCGAAATTGAAGGTTTTATCGATTTCATGGAAGCGAAGGGGTGGGCTGTGTGTACTGAATATGATGCCAGAGAGAAGATTCAAGTCTTTACAGAAGGCGACAGTTCATTTTTGCTCTGTTCACATCAATGCGATGATTGCTTTGAAGGCACTGATTTAATCAAGCCAATGAGCTGGTATGTACGCGGTAATCACGCGGAATTTATCCGTTTGGCAACGGAGCAGGGTTTTTTGGTCCACAAAGTCACCGATTATAAATCTAAGGTTAAATACCATGGTGAGTATTTGGTGTACCCAAATAACCAAGGTCCGCAATTAGCCGAAATTCCACTTGGCTATGGTATGGATAAGTAG
- a CDS encoding DUF2867 domain-containing protein, whose amino-acid sequence MDLKRVLVLGASGYVGSQLIPLLLREGYAVTAVARQFEFLKRRVPEHPNLTVQYLDLADRESTLNFVNHFDLAFFLVHGMAHGYDFIDYELSLAENFRQALDKSQIQHVIYLSSLQPQTGDSKHLQARRETGNVLRQSHVPVTEVRAGVIIGAGSAAFEIMRDFVYNLPILITPKWVSSKANPIALDNLNHYLLALAKDTPSESHVFEAGGPDVLSYREQFQILCKVTRRKRSILSTRILTPKMASYWLGMVTSVPSSVGRALLAGLTHDFIADSQALERKFPQPLIPFEQAVASAIASEGAYLKSNVWGFDPSALKRWQPGFGYYPKKTGASIQTEMDAQSLWKVVKEIGSYEKGYFFATWMWRLREWMDVLAGGSFPVRQKPSDSALKEGDYIDSWKVIKHEENAFISLLFGMKGPGLGRLEFSIKDHGNYRELNVTAWWHPKGFLGLLYWFAMMPAHLFVFQGMVKAIVQQAKLENKAKK is encoded by the coding sequence ATGGATTTAAAACGAGTGTTGGTACTTGGGGCATCCGGCTATGTCGGCTCACAGTTGATTCCACTTTTATTAAGAGAGGGGTACGCCGTAACGGCGGTCGCTCGCCAATTTGAGTTCCTAAAACGTCGTGTTCCTGAGCATCCTAACTTAACAGTGCAATACCTTGATTTAGCCGATCGCGAATCTACGTTAAATTTTGTCAATCACTTTGACCTCGCGTTCTTTCTAGTACATGGCATGGCACACGGGTATGACTTCATCGATTATGAACTGTCACTGGCAGAGAATTTTCGCCAAGCCTTGGATAAAAGCCAAATCCAACACGTTATTTACCTGAGCTCACTTCAACCTCAAACTGGCGATTCTAAGCACCTACAAGCAAGACGAGAAACAGGTAACGTACTAAGACAATCTCATGTCCCCGTTACGGAAGTTCGTGCTGGTGTCATTATTGGTGCAGGCAGCGCCGCGTTCGAGATCATGCGAGACTTCGTCTATAACCTCCCTATCCTGATTACACCGAAGTGGGTAAGCTCCAAAGCTAATCCAATCGCACTAGACAACTTAAATCACTACCTGTTAGCGCTAGCAAAAGACACTCCGAGCGAAAGCCACGTATTCGAAGCGGGCGGTCCCGATGTTTTAAGCTATCGAGAGCAGTTTCAGATCCTTTGCAAAGTCACTCGAAGAAAACGCTCAATTTTATCGACACGAATACTCACACCTAAGATGGCGAGCTATTGGTTGGGTATGGTAACTTCCGTTCCTTCTAGTGTAGGGAGAGCGCTATTAGCAGGACTAACACACGATTTCATAGCCGACAGCCAAGCCCTAGAGCGTAAATTCCCTCAACCTCTAATACCTTTCGAACAAGCCGTCGCATCCGCAATTGCAAGTGAAGGTGCTTATTTGAAATCCAACGTTTGGGGGTTTGATCCTTCTGCGCTTAAGAGGTGGCAGCCAGGCTTTGGCTACTACCCTAAAAAGACGGGCGCTAGCATACAAACCGAAATGGATGCGCAAAGTCTCTGGAAAGTGGTTAAAGAAATTGGAAGCTATGAAAAAGGATACTTTTTTGCTACGTGGATGTGGCGACTTAGAGAGTGGATGGATGTGCTAGCTGGCGGATCTTTTCCAGTAAGGCAAAAGCCCAGCGATTCTGCATTAAAAGAAGGCGACTACATCGATTCTTGGAAAGTCATTAAACACGAAGAAAACGCCTTTATTTCTTTGTTGTTTGGAATGAAAGGTCCTGGATTAGGGCGGTTAGAATTCTCGATAAAAGACCACGGGAACTACAGGGAGCTGAACGTCACCGCTTGGTGGCACCCGAAAGGCTTTTTAGGGTTGCTCTATTGGTTTGCCATGATGCCAGCGCACCTATTTGTTTTTCAAGGAATGGTCAAAGCCATTGTTCAACAAGCAAAGCTCGAGAATAAGGCGAAAAAATAG
- a CDS encoding type 2 periplasmic-binding domain-containing protein produces MGEQQLDLMEHDIDLAVRVGLSKDSSYKQKRIGEFTDVLCRSKKESTHSHESPYVANHWQGQKIVHKMTHNQTGVSQEFVFTPTHRTNTIYQTKSLISKGIGIGLIPDILINEGDELVPVIENYHLSPTPVFVLHPFKSAIPISVSKAMHSIETMLHIKNRYDKKVYL; encoded by the coding sequence ATGGGTGAACAACAACTCGACCTAATGGAACATGATATTGATTTAGCAGTTCGAGTCGGTCTTTCTAAAGACAGTAGCTACAAACAAAAAAGAATCGGGGAATTTACAGACGTCTTATGCAGATCTAAGAAAGAGAGCACTCACTCACACGAATCACCTTACGTGGCTAACCATTGGCAGGGGCAAAAGATTGTTCATAAAATGACTCATAACCAAACTGGTGTATCTCAGGAGTTCGTGTTTACACCGACACATCGCACCAATACCATTTATCAAACAAAATCGCTGATATCGAAAGGAATCGGCATTGGTTTGATTCCGGACATTCTCATTAATGAGGGTGATGAACTCGTTCCAGTGATAGAGAATTATCACCTATCCCCTACTCCTGTTTTCGTACTCCATCCCTTTAAATCCGCTATTCCCATTAGTGTTTCCAAGGCAATGCACTCCATAGAAACAATGTTGCATATAAAGAATAGGTATGATAAAAAAGTATATCTGTAA
- a CDS encoding Bcr/CflA family multidrug efflux MFS transporter: MSSQKTPQLSLLLFIILGAIGALTPLAIDMYLPAMPAIAKDLGVTAGEVQITLTAYTLGFAFGQLLHGPLADSYGRRPVLLIGVVLFALASIVSATTTGIDALMAVRVAQGFAGAAAAVVIQAVVRDMFDREDFSRTMSFITLVMTLAPLVAPMIGGHLAVWFGWRSIFWTLAIFSAVVIAAVLWKIPETLAPENRQPLNFRTSLRNYAKLCTNPVALGLILSSAFSFSGMFVFLTAGSFVYIDLYHVTPDQFGYLFGLNIICMILMTILNGRIVKKVGSHWMLRFGLALKLIAGVGLFLGWLFDLGLWGIVPFVVLFVGTIATIGSNSMALLLSGYPNMAGTASSLAGTLRFGMGSLMGAVVAFMPSNTQVPMIMMMTLCAVLSALFYWTLGRKA; this comes from the coding sequence ATGTCTTCTCAAAAGACACCCCAGCTCAGCTTATTGCTGTTCATTATTTTAGGAGCCATCGGGGCTCTTACTCCGCTCGCGATCGATATGTATTTGCCCGCGATGCCTGCTATAGCAAAAGATCTCGGAGTCACTGCGGGTGAGGTACAAATCACCTTAACTGCATACACCTTAGGGTTTGCATTTGGGCAGTTACTGCATGGTCCACTGGCAGACAGTTATGGCCGGAGGCCTGTGCTGTTAATCGGCGTCGTATTGTTCGCGCTTGCGTCAATAGTGTCTGCGACCACAACGGGTATTGATGCATTAATGGCAGTACGTGTCGCGCAGGGGTTTGCCGGAGCTGCGGCAGCGGTTGTGATTCAGGCGGTGGTCAGAGATATGTTCGATAGAGAAGATTTTTCTCGTACGATGTCTTTTATCACTCTTGTGATGACACTAGCACCGTTAGTGGCTCCTATGATAGGTGGCCACTTAGCGGTTTGGTTTGGATGGCGTTCCATCTTCTGGACGTTGGCCATATTTTCCGCCGTTGTGATTGCTGCTGTTTTATGGAAAATCCCAGAGACATTAGCACCAGAGAATAGGCAGCCATTAAACTTCAGAACAAGTTTGAGAAACTACGCTAAATTGTGTACCAATCCTGTGGCGTTAGGGCTCATTCTATCAAGCGCGTTTTCATTTTCGGGCATGTTTGTTTTTTTAACGGCTGGTTCTTTTGTTTATATCGATCTTTATCATGTCACTCCTGATCAATTTGGTTATCTATTTGGACTGAATATTATCTGCATGATCCTGATGACGATTCTCAACGGTCGGATTGTAAAGAAAGTTGGTTCGCATTGGATGCTAAGGTTTGGATTAGCACTTAAATTGATTGCCGGAGTTGGGCTTTTTCTCGGCTGGTTATTTGATTTAGGATTATGGGGTATTGTTCCCTTTGTTGTGCTGTTTGTCGGGACCATTGCGACGATTGGCAGCAACAGCATGGCGCTGCTACTTAGCGGGTACCCTAATATGGCAGGTACTGCCTCTTCTTTGGCGGGCACGCTGAGGTTTGGTATGGGATCTCTCATGGGCGCTGTGGTTGCCTTTATGCCGTCGAATACACAAGTACCAATGATTATGATGATGACGCTCTGTGCGGTATTATCCGCACTATTTTACTGGACGCTAGGAAGAAAGGCGTAA
- a CDS encoding Lrp/AsnC family transcriptional regulator — MDSIDKKILNELQRDGRLTNQELADRVSLSPSPCLRRVRALEKEGLLQGYHAHVDQEKCGLPINVFVLVKLEKPTEDNIRQFEAMVQDMEEVMECFLMTGSHDYLLRVVSHSLQTYERFIRKELTCLPHIESIESSFAFGQVKKQFALPIR, encoded by the coding sequence ATGGATAGCATTGATAAAAAGATATTGAATGAATTACAAAGAGATGGTCGGCTAACAAATCAAGAATTGGCCGATAGGGTATCGTTATCGCCTTCCCCATGTTTAAGAAGGGTAAGGGCACTTGAAAAAGAAGGGTTATTACAGGGGTATCATGCTCACGTAGACCAAGAAAAGTGTGGGTTACCAATCAATGTTTTTGTGCTAGTTAAGTTAGAAAAACCGACGGAAGATAACATCCGCCAGTTTGAGGCGATGGTACAAGATATGGAGGAGGTGATGGAATGTTTCTTAATGACGGGCAGTCACGACTATCTCTTACGTGTGGTCAGCCACTCTTTACAGACTTACGAAAGGTTTATCCGTAAAGAGTTGACTTGCTTACCGCATATTGAGTCGATAGAGTCCAGCTTTGCGTTCGGACAGGTTAAAAAGCAATTTGCGCTGCCTATTCGTTAA
- the rsuA gene encoding 16S rRNA pseudouridine(516) synthase RsuA, producing MRLDKFLCDALGATRKEATKIIKSGDVTVNDTIQKSGAFKVTEACDVEWQGRTITMQGPRYIMLFKPDGFVCSHEDGFNHTAFVLLDEVKMENLHFAGRLDVDTTGLVLITDDGKWSHRITSPKHKCEKTYRVWLADPVQQEYVDQFKQGIELRNEKEPTLPAQLEIIDEKEVLLTIHEGKYHQVKRMFAALGNKVEGLHRERIGDIYLDEDLEPGEYRYLTQEEIDSVYS from the coding sequence ATGCGTTTAGACAAATTTCTCTGTGATGCTCTAGGAGCAACACGTAAAGAAGCCACCAAAATCATTAAAAGTGGCGATGTAACCGTCAATGACACCATACAAAAAAGTGGTGCCTTCAAAGTAACCGAAGCATGCGACGTTGAATGGCAAGGTCGAACTATCACCATGCAAGGTCCGCGATACATTATGCTGTTCAAGCCGGATGGCTTTGTATGTTCCCATGAAGATGGGTTCAACCACACCGCATTTGTTTTACTAGACGAAGTGAAAATGGAAAATTTGCACTTCGCAGGCAGGCTAGATGTGGATACAACAGGGCTGGTTCTTATTACGGACGATGGTAAATGGTCGCATCGTATTACTTCACCAAAACATAAGTGTGAAAAAACCTATCGTGTGTGGCTTGCTGATCCTGTGCAACAAGAGTATGTTGACCAGTTCAAACAGGGAATTGAGCTCAGAAATGAAAAAGAGCCGACTTTACCAGCCCAACTCGAAATCATTGATGAAAAAGAAGTACTGCTGACAATTCACGAAGGTAAGTATCATCAAGTTAAGCGAATGTTTGCGGCACTTGGCAATAAAGTAGAAGGGCTTCACCGAGAGCGCATCGGTGACATCTATTTGGATGAAGACCTAGAACCTGGTGAATATCGTTATCTGACCCAAGAAGAAATTGATTCTGTCTATTCGTGA
- a CDS encoding PepSY domain-containing protein produces MFRHPIAAIALLLLPLGVSQVYAFQDKSPNSIVIDVPHDGTRIEIDEDQDDVYEAVQAGRIQPFSALYQAVENQLNGRVIKVELDEDDDQWIYELRLVHDNNVIKVEYDASTLELMQIKGRNLNQVIKQNKK; encoded by the coding sequence ATGTTTCGACATCCTATTGCAGCTATCGCTCTGCTTCTGCTCCCACTCGGGGTAAGTCAGGTCTATGCTTTCCAAGATAAATCTCCAAATTCAATTGTGATCGACGTTCCTCACGACGGGACTCGAATTGAAATAGATGAAGATCAGGATGACGTCTATGAAGCTGTTCAAGCAGGACGTATTCAACCATTTTCTGCCTTGTATCAGGCAGTTGAAAATCAACTAAATGGTCGTGTAATTAAAGTCGAGTTAGACGAAGATGATGACCAATGGATATATGAGCTCCGGCTAGTACACGATAACAATGTCATTAAAGTTGAATACGACGCGAGCACCCTTGAGCTAATGCAAATCAAGGGAAGAAACCTCAATCAAGTCATAAAGCAAAATAAGAAGTAA
- a CDS encoding YybH family protein — MSQETLDACKAGIMAWQNAFNQGDAEGYASQYAESTEMVAKPFGIFKGRDEIETFWANLIGQGFTEVEYSNIDWQPEGEDGYILTAQWQMNKAYSVFHREHWQIQADGKARLVYDEFEVLGER; from the coding sequence ATGTCCCAAGAAACTCTAGATGCCTGTAAAGCAGGGATCATGGCTTGGCAAAATGCGTTCAATCAAGGAGATGCAGAAGGTTACGCTTCTCAATATGCCGAGAGTACAGAAATGGTGGCTAAGCCATTCGGCATATTTAAAGGAAGAGATGAGATAGAAACGTTTTGGGCAAATCTCATTGGTCAGGGTTTTACTGAGGTCGAATATTCCAATATAGATTGGCAACCAGAAGGAGAGGATGGCTATATTTTGACTGCACAGTGGCAGATGAACAAAGCCTATAGTGTGTTTCATCGTGAGCATTGGCAGATCCAAGCCGACGGCAAGGCAAGGTTGGTTTACGACGAATTTGAAGTGCTCGGTGAACGCTAG